Genomic window (Canis lupus dingo isolate Sandy chromosome 6, ASM325472v2, whole genome shotgun sequence):
CGTGCGGAAATCCCGCCTCTCGTCGATGTAGGTCACGGCTGCCATTAGTGGGCACAGGATGAGTTTGGTATGGTCCTGTGACGGATGGGAGGGAAGACAGGTGGACAGAGTTACCAGTGACCTGAGGGTCCCAGCTGCTAGTGCATGCTGGGGAACACAGGGGAGACATTCCAGCTGATGAGGGATTCCTGCCCCTCTCCAACCCTGGCACACTCTTCCTGATGCCTGATGCCAAGGACGGGTCCCACgcctctctcttcccaccccactcTGGGAGCCTGCAGACAGACACAGGTACCCCACCCCAACTCTCCCTGACCCTGGTTCACCTGGAAGAAGTTGATTTGCACACAGCCATTGCTGAGGTGCAGGATGATGGCGCTGCGGGTACGAAACCAGGTGCGCAAGTAGGGGAGCCGGGCGAGTTCATCACCTTCCCGGGGCGTGATattggcacctgcctttagcaAGTGTTCACTCATGTAGTTCCGGAAATACTTCAGGAGGGTGATCTGGTTGGAAAAGGAGGGAGGACGGCCAGAGTTAGAGCCTAACCTGAGGCACATGGCTCCCTCCTGGCAACATCAGGCTGCGGCGGGCAGCAGGTACTCACCTTCTTCATCAGGGAGTTGGGATGGGAACTCACGGTGAGGTAGGACTCTGTGCCATCACGCTCTATGTACTGCAGGCTGTCACCATCATTGTAGAGGATCAGGCGTGTCGAGTCGTTGAAGAGCACCCCCACACTGTTGTCGCACAGCTGGTACCCTGGTAGGTGCAGGGAGACCTcaggaagggagggaagcagcggggggtgggggggcactggGAGGTGCAAATGGGAGTTCTGGGGTGGAGACAGGAGAGGACCAAGGAGCCAAAAAAGGCAAGCGCCTGGAATAGCTTAAAGGTCACTTGGCCATACCTGAGCCACCTGCTCATTCTGGAAGCAACCTACCAAGGCCGTACTTGTCTGAATAGTCCACCCACTTGCTGACCCAGAAGATGGGGATGCAGGCGGGATCCTCAGCCTCCTCTGCGACAGAAACAGACAGATGGTTAGTCAGCACCAGCCTCTTCCCCTCTGGTCCACTCAGACAGCCCATGCCAGGGAGGACTGCTAGGTGCCCCACACAGGCTCCTTCAAGAGGCTGGGGGCCCCAGAGAAGAGCCAAGCAGGACATTTGCCATCACCAAGCCCTGGAAAATACAGGAAAGAGGTTCCAGTGCAGAGCACCCAGttccattcatttcttcagtCCATCCATTGACCAAAGGCCTAccctatgccaggcactgtcacAGGTGCAGTGAGCAATGGCATAAAACCCAGCCTTCATGGAACTTACAGTCTCATTATAGGGACAGAGGACAAAATGTCTAGGTTACTTCTATCAAGGTGAGAGTCAGTGGCCAACAAATTATCTAATCTTTTGGTtctgaatgatttaaaaattgtGAGAATATACATAATTCCAAATACATCAAAatgtcaaggggcacctgggtagcttagtccaTTAGATGTCCAActctggcccaggtcatgatcttatcagggctgtgggattgagccatgcgtcaggctccctgttcagcggggagtctgcttctccttttccctctgcccctccccctgctcatgctctctctctcaaataaaatctttaaaaactaaacaaaacattATGTTCAGTGCATGCTATAATCACTAATTTAAACACAGGGGGATGAGATATGCTAGGAGTGGGCGACAAGGAAAATGGTCATGGAGGGGACACTGGGGCAGACTCCAAAGGAGAAGAGTGTGAGCCATGCACTTATCTGGAGGAAGTATGTTCCAGAAGAAGAGTCAAGAGTACAAGCAAGAGCCCTGAGGTTCTTAAAGACTAAGCAAGAATTCACCGAACAGCAGAAAGAACATGTGTAGATGTATGAATAGCATATGGAGGTGCTGGAAGATGGGGCACATGTTCCACATGAATCAGAAAAAGACAGGcagggccttgaatgccaggctAACTCATGTGGATTTTAATCTATAGAAAATTGAGGAACTAACGGTATTATGGAGACTGGGGCCTAGATGAGCCCTGGACACTCTCCAGGTAAGACTTCCCCAACCTCTCCAGGTGTGCAGgctcccccaccccggggcccctaCCATGCCCACCTTGCCTCACCAGCCCCCGCTCTGAGGGTTTGGATGCATTGACGCTGTGTAGCTGCTGCAGCATATCCCTCAAGTGGCAGTCAACTGCCTCATTGGTCTCCCGGACTGCTGGCTCCTCTTTCTCCCGAGGCCGCTCAGACATTGGGTTCTCTGTGCCTAGGAAAATGACACACAGTCATTAGCTGAGCACAAAGGCAGCAGATTGGGAGGGGCATGGGACCCTCTGCCATAGCTGGTGTTCTCtccagagaaaaattattttagctgCCATTACTTTGGGTAAACTGAGTCAGTGCTGGGTTATAGAGTGGAAGCTGCTATGCTCATTTGACAGGAGCATGATACTCATACCTTAAGGGCCAAGCCAAGCCCTTAAGGAAGGCTTCATGGCCACACACAACCAAAGAGCTTCAGACACTCTGGCCTCTGCCCCAAAGCTGGACCCTTAAGGATACCACCAGTCACTCCAAGAGATAGTGTAAAGGTAGCAGCAGCTCAGAGCTGCCCAGCCAAGAATTAAAATCCAGGAAAATGGGAGGACCTGGTAAATTAATTGCACATAGCTCATTAACAAAATGGATTAGGCAGGCATTTGATAAAAacataagatttttctttcctaccCCTAAATTTTATACAGATGTCCAAAGAGTCTGAAAAGATACacttttgagattctctctcattGGTTTTGACTTAGAAAAGCCTGGatgatttttattgtctttattgcTCTGATGTCTCCTTTTCCACCAACATGTGCTAGTTCTCCTTGTAGAATATGaaatttgtcttatattttttaagatcagGGTTTTCAACTTAAAAGACTATgctatggggacacctgggtggctcagtggttgggctcctgcctttggctcaggtcatgatcccaggatctgagatcgagtcccaccatccggctccctgcgaggagcctgcttctccctctgcctatgtctctgtttctctttctctgtctctcatgaataaataaatcttaaaaaataaaataaaaaactatgctAAGAactgaaatgtgaaataatagGATATCTGGGTTTGCTTTAAAAACTCTacaaaagggcagccctggtggcgcagcggtttagcggtgcctacagcccggggtgtgatcctggggaccctggatcgagtcccacatcaggctctctgtatgatgcctgcttctccctctgcctgtgtctctgcctctctcgcgctctctctgaataaataaatttaaaaaaaaataaaaaataaaaaaaaataaaataactctacaaaggaaaaaaaaaaaactctacaaaggaaaaaacaaaacaaaacaaaacaaaaaaactctacaaaggggcacctgggtggttcaatcagttaagggtctgctttcagctcagtcatgatcatggggtcctggaattgagccccatgttgggctccctctctccctgttcatgttctttcttgctctcaaataaataagtaaaataaaaaacaaaaacaaaaactctagcAAGGAAGTGCCTAGGTTGCTCGGTTGGGtgaccagctcttgattttgactcaggtcaggatctcagggtagtgagatcaagccctgtgttgggcaccCCTGGTGGGGTTCCTTGCTCAGAGGGACATCTGTTTGGGATTCTATCTgttcccactcccaccccagtcACACACTGtctgtaaaataagtaagtaaatctttaaaaacaaacaaacaaacaaacaaacaaacccttaCTCTAgcagtgtgcctgggtggcttagtcagttaagcattcgactcttggttttggaaagactcaggtcatgatcccagggtcctgggatcaagcccccattaggctccttgctcactggggagcctgttcctccctcctgcttgtgctctctttctcgctatctgtctctcaaatgaataaataaaatcttaaaaaaaaaaaaagaaattagaaaaacacattAGCAATTGTCATGAGATCCGTGGAGATACACCAAGGATGCAAGAATTTGAGGAGAAAACAGGATTGTTTTAAAGTAGCTCCGACAAGgtattaattacaaagggaaaaactgTAACTGCAGTGGAGAAACCCATCAGACACCACCCTAACCAACTGACCAAGATATTAatcaccaataaaaagaaatggcaaaaacaaaaaaggaacccttaacagtattagattaaaaacaaaaaaacagtactAGATtacaacagaaacaaatgaattcatatattgaaacacagagaaaaaagtatttcaaatataattcaaatataataattgaaatacaatattgtatttgAATCGGACATTCGTAAATTACAAAAGTGTTAACTCCACAGTGGACAAAACAAGGTTGTAACAGTGTTCAATTTCCAGAACTTGCTCACTGTGTCATGTGCTATAGTTATGTGAAAgaatattgtttttaagaaatacacaaGTATTAAGTGGTCAAGGGCAGGACATATATAACTTACTCTTAAGTggttcaggggaaaaaaatggatacacacacacacacacacacaacttcatataaaagagaaagagacaaagtgtagaaaaacattaattgggcagcccgggtggctcaggagtttagtgccgccttcagcccagggcctgatcctggagaccctggatcgagtcccacgtcaagctccctgcatggagcctgcttcaccctctatgtctttcatgaataaataaataaaatcttaaaaaaaagaaaaagaaaaagaaaaagaaaaacattaattcatGGAGAAAAGTGAGCTTTTATCTATTCTTCCATCTTTTCATAAGTttgaaataatattgaaataatgtggtgaaaaaaaaatgaaataatgtggtGAAAAAAATGTGACTCAGAAATAGCAGTACAAACTCAAAAAATTTTCCCCCATGAAGTATGTACTTCCTACTTCTGGCCTTTAACTGGGCATAATGACAACCCAAGCAAGGTGTGTGGTTTTATAAGAAAACGGCTGTTCTTTTAAAGAGGTACATGCTGAATGCTATGTGGGGGTAAAATGACCAAAATGTCTGGAATTAACTTCAAAAATACTTCATAGGAACAAAAAAGGAATGATGAAGCAAATGTGACAAAATCTGACTGTTCTGCATTAGGCCCtatgtatgtatttgaaatttttcatgtttttttttttttttttttttcaatgaaccaTCAAAGTATGGTGTTAGGAATTTTATTTAACACTAAGAGTTTTTTCGGGCAAGACAGGTCTGACCCAGCCATAGTTAAAGTCCACCTAGGGCCGGCCCAGGGGAAGAAGGGCATTTTGCCCTGAGGAGTTAGGTTTGTGGTTTCAAAGACAGAGGTGGGCCCTACTGCATGCCTGGGCTCTGGGGGCCATCCATCCACAAAGCTAGGTTCTCTCTAGGGGTCTGCTCTTTTACCTTTATTGAGGACTGTAAGAGGCTTCCGGTTGCTGGGGTCCAGACTGCTAGGAGCGATGGAAAACCGGGGTGCAATGGTGAGACAGGTGATGGGGAGCCGGGCAGGGATGTAGCCAGAAGTGAAAAACTCATCATTGAGCAGCTCGTGAATGGTGGGGCGGGCAGCAGGGTCTGTCTGGAGCATCTTCTGGATGAGGGAGGCGGCCACAGGATTGATGtgctggagcagagagagagagagagagagagctgtgagCAGGTTGTGACGGGGGACCCAAGGGCAGTGCTGCCATGAAGGTACTGTGGACCTTGGCCAACATACGTCATGTTCAATAGCCATAAATCTGCCAGGTTCCCCACTATTGGTTTTACTGAATTGACAAGTGTCAACCTAAGCCGTGAGAATGATCACTTCTCCTTCCTTTTGAGACTCaagattaattgattaatttgatTTCCCCTGAATTTGTTCTCACCTAACTTAAGTTGTTCACCACCAGGGTAACAGTTGAGAATGTGCTGTGGGGTCATAAGGACCTGGTTTAAGCCCCAGTATTATCCCAACACCAGCTGCAACAAGTAACTCAACTCGCTAAGGACTTGGTGTCCTCATCTGGAGAGCAAGGACATAGCACCAAGCCTGGAGTCCTACTAGGATTTGATGGAAGATAACCTAGCATGGGTCAAATGCATAGTAACAGCCTAGCATTAGCTGTGCACTTACTATGTTGCCAGGAGAGTGTTCCAAGCACGTCATGTGTTTTAGCTCGTTTACCCTTCACAGAAACACCTAAGTAGTGGAGGTCTCTATCTCTCGATCTCTTACCATCTctcttttgcagatgaggaaacggagaaCAGAGAGGGTAAGTGGCTTTCTTAAGAATATATATACCTAATGGGTGGTAGAGCCAGCACCTATACCAAAGCATTAGGGTGGTCTTGCACACCCACTCTAAACCCTCTGAACCTTCCACAGTTAAATGACTCTTTGTGATAAATTTCATCGGTCTGTCCATAAGGAGCTAGGGCCCTTGACTTCACATGTGTCACGGATATCAAACCAGAAAGCAGCCATTGTGTCAGGCTTCCCCAGAAACAGCTATTCCTTTCAATGCACGGACACTGGTGGTTGCAAAAATGCACACCACTTTGTATTCAGTGGTTCAGGATTCTGTGAGTGCTTACTGTACACAAGGCACCTGTAAGCTGCTCCAGAGATAGTGACTCCATTTTATTAATGGGAAACTAGAGTTCAAAAGATTCAGGCCATTTGCCCACTGTGATCTGGTAGATCCTAGTTAAATCTAGAAGGTTAAGTAGCATTTTTgtgtctgcctcctgctcccctctgcacttttttattttttgctcttaaCCCAACCTCTGAGAATCTATAAACTCTCTCCCCTTAGAAACAAAGTTTTTATGCACATATGTCAAGTTCTGTATGTAATTTTAGACACAAATCCATTAAAGCTCTGTGTCTACCCTAGGGGTAGGGTTGACCTATCTCTGTCCCCGGGATATGGCTGGGCTCAGTAAAAAGCTTTTGGGGGGGGGAGCCcaaaaaacataataaagtatTTTGGGGGGatacttggtggctcagtagttgagcatcttgcctttggctcaggtcatgatctggggttctgggatggagtcccacatcaggctccctgagaggagcctgcttctccctctgcctatgtctctgcctctctgtgtctctcatgaataaagaagtataatcttaaaaaaaaataaaaaataaaaaactattttggTCACCTTGGGGATACTGTAGTCATTCTTTTTGATCCGGAGGTAGGTCTCTTTGAGGCAAGAGGTCTCAAAAGGTGGTTTGCCCACTAACAAGGTATACCTGTAAGCACAAAGGGGGTGATTTAGCTCAAGGCTCCCAGCCAAAACCTACACCCCGGAGGAATCATCTCAGGGCTAGAAGGGAGGCCTGACATCTGGAAACTCTTGACTTTGAGGCCCCTGAGGACAGTCCTCAAGTCCACAGGAGCCAGGACATGGGCCAGGATGAGTCCTCAGGAGAAGACAGATGATAGCACCAGGACTCTCAAGGCTAGTGACTTTTCAGCTAGGGCCTG
Coding sequences:
- the PLK1 gene encoding serine/threonine-protein kinase PLK1, whose amino-acid sequence is MSAAATAGKLARAPADPGKAGAPGAAAPGAPVAAPPAKEIPEVLVDPRSRRRYLRGRFLGKGGFAKCFEISDADTKEVFAGKIVPKSLLLKPHQKEKMSMEISIHRSLAHQHIVGFHGFFEDSDFVFVVLELCRRRSLLELHKRRKALTEPEARYYLRQIVLGCQYLHRNRVIHRDLKLGNLFLNEDLEVKIGDFGLATKVEYDGERKKTLCGTPNYIAPEVLSKKGHSFEVDVWSIGCIMYTLLVGKPPFETSCLKETYLRIKKNDYSIPKHINPVAASLIQKMLQTDPAARPTIHELLNDEFFTSGYIPARLPITCLTIAPRFSIAPSSLDPSNRKPLTVLNKGTENPMSERPREKEEPAVRETNEAVDCHLRDMLQQLHSVNASKPSERGLVRQEEAEDPACIPIFWVSKWVDYSDKYGLGYQLCDNSVGVLFNDSTRLILYNDGDSLQYIERDGTESYLTVSSHPNSLMKKITLLKYFRNYMSEHLLKAGANITPREGDELARLPYLRTWFRTRSAIILHLSNGCVQINFFQDHTKLILCPLMAAVTYIDERRDFRTYRLSLLEEYGCSKELASRLRYARTMVDKLLSSRSAANRLKSSS